A single window of Candidatus Bathyanammoxibius amoris DNA harbors:
- the leuC gene encoding 3-isopropylmalate dehydratase large subunit: MVMTLAENIIAAHTEQGEVRAGEFVYAGVDFCLGNDITAPIAIKEFENAGIDRVFDRKRIALVPDHFTPNKDIASAEQVKILRGFAQRHRLEYFFEIGRMGIEHALLPEMGLVLPGELVIGADSHTCTYGALGAFAVGVGSTDLAACFATGKVWLKVPETIRFVFDGKLPRWSSGKDLILHVIGDIGVDGALYKVMEFTGPAISSLPMDDRFAICNMAIEAGAKTGIIATDGVTEDYVKGRAKRDYRPYSANGNGGSVETRSYDASKISPQVALPSLPSNVRPVEELSGVKIDQVVIGSCTNGRISDLRIAAGLLQGRQVHPSVRLLIFPATQEIYLQAMKEGLMDTFVRAGAAVSTPTCGPCLGGHSGVLAEGERCLATTNRNFPGRMGHPKSEVFLCSPAVAAASAVTGSITHPAELN; encoded by the coding sequence ATGGTGATGACATTAGCGGAAAATATTATTGCAGCGCATACGGAGCAGGGCGAAGTCAGGGCCGGAGAGTTCGTGTACGCCGGAGTTGATTTCTGCCTGGGTAACGACATTACTGCCCCCATAGCCATAAAGGAGTTCGAAAACGCCGGCATTGACAGGGTGTTTGACAGGAAGAGAATAGCCCTGGTTCCGGACCATTTTACGCCTAACAAGGACATCGCCTCCGCGGAGCAGGTGAAGATACTCCGGGGGTTTGCGCAGAGGCACCGGCTTGAATATTTCTTTGAGATAGGGCGGATGGGAATAGAGCACGCGCTGTTGCCTGAGATGGGGCTGGTGCTGCCGGGCGAGCTGGTGATAGGGGCTGATTCACACACGTGTACGTACGGCGCGCTGGGCGCCTTTGCCGTCGGCGTCGGTAGTACCGACCTTGCGGCCTGTTTCGCCACCGGGAAGGTGTGGCTGAAGGTGCCGGAGACGATACGGTTCGTTTTCGACGGAAAACTGCCGCGATGGAGTTCGGGGAAAGACCTGATTCTGCACGTAATTGGCGATATCGGCGTAGACGGCGCGTTGTACAAGGTGATGGAATTTACGGGCCCGGCCATCTCGTCGCTGCCTATGGACGACCGTTTTGCCATATGCAACATGGCGATAGAGGCGGGCGCGAAGACGGGGATTATCGCGACGGACGGCGTAACTGAGGACTATGTGAAGGGCCGGGCGAAAAGGGATTACAGGCCATATTCCGCCAACGGCAACGGGGGCAGCGTTGAGACGCGCAGCTATGACGCCTCGAAGATCTCGCCACAGGTGGCTCTGCCAAGTCTGCCATCGAACGTCCGCCCTGTGGAAGAGCTCTCCGGCGTGAAGATTGATCAGGTGGTTATAGGCTCCTGTACCAACGGCAGGATATCCGACCTTAGGATAGCGGCCGGGCTGCTTCAGGGCCGGCAGGTACACCCGTCTGTAAGGCTTCTGATATTTCCCGCGACACAGGAGATTTATCTCCAGGCGATGAAGGAGGGCCTGATGGACACGTTCGTCCGCGCGGGGGCCGCGGTGTCCACGCCGACCTGTGGGCCGTGCCTGGGCGGTCATTCGGGGGTACTGGCCGAGGGAGAGAGGTGTCTGGCGACCACGAACCGGAATTTCCCCGGCAGGATGGGTCACCCGAAGAGCGAGGTCTTTCTTTGCAGTCCTGCCGTAGCGGCCGCATCGGCCGTAACTGGCAGTATTACTCATCCCGCAGAACTGAATTAG